Within Lolium rigidum isolate FL_2022 chromosome 5, APGP_CSIRO_Lrig_0.1, whole genome shotgun sequence, the genomic segment TCGTGTAGCTGCTGGTGGAGGTGTGTTTGAAAATGATAAAGGCCTGAAGGTTCAAATTCCAGGAGCAAATCTCAATGACATAGCAAATCAGGCGGATGATCTGCTGGAGGTAGGTTGAAGAGCATGAACAGAGTTGTGCATTGATGATGAATATACGATCTTGACATCTTCGTACCGAGATTCTCGGTCCTTTTAGTACCCATATAATAATATGGAGCACAAGTAGTATTGGCTTGCGGAGCATCAGCTCCTGTTGCTACatagttttcattttttgagaACTACAAATACCTGTGTTTTATTTTACAATGAGGGAGAACAAGAGAAGCCTGGTACCTTTTATCAAAATACCATTCAGAATTCTAGTTCTGAATGAGATTTCAAGTTTCCTATTCAGACATGATTTACAGTTCCTCAAAAATGAAAACTTTACAGGTCATTTAAATTGATACTGCAATCTGTGATGATGGCAAACTCAACCTGTAATTAGTATTGAAAATCTGAAACATTAACAGAGATAAATCGCTAGAAAGTGCACTTCTTGTTTATGATTAAAGTATTTGGAAGAGTGCTGCTTGAAGTAATTAATTTATTTGGATATTCATGTCAACAAATGGTTCCCTAATATTTTGACATAATTTTCTGTATTGCTGCAGACAATGGAAACCAGATCCAAAGTTCCCGATCGAAAACTTCTGGCCAGACTAGTTATAGTAAGAGAGGAAGCTCGAAATATGATGGGAGGTGGCCTTTTAGACGAAAGAAATGATCGTGGTCTCAATACCCTTCCTCAAGCAGAGGTATGTTTTAGATATGTTGAGACTCCTGACATGACACAGTCGGCATCTTTAATACTAGATTACTTCGATGTGGTTCAAGATCTGCTCTGCTTTGGTATAAGAGCTGCTCTGTTTGGTCTGTGATCCTCATGAGCAAAAGTGGTGGAACAGGTGAACTTCTTGAGCAAACTGGTTGCTCTGAAACCAGGGAAAGCAGTGGAGACGATGATTAGAGATGTTATGCTTGGCAAAGGGGAAGGTGCCGATAGCACTGAACCAAATTCGGACCTGGAACCTCCAACTGGGACAGCTGAAAAGGTAAAGCCTTGGATACAACTTGAATAGTTGATTTCATCACGAATTCACACATAGTAACCAGACTGTTGACTCCACATGCTTACATGAACATTAGGAAAATGTAACAGGCCGCAAGCCACACCCTGTCCGGCCAGGAATGTTCCTTGAGACAGTTTCTAAGGTATTATAGTAATTTGTAAAAAATGCATTTTTTGTTCAAGTTTCTTCCCAGTATTTACGGTTCATATTTGTGTGTAATTCAAATTCTTCAACTTGTGGTAAGGTTCTTGGTGGCATATATGCAAGTAACACATCGGGCATTACAGCACAACATTTAGAATGGGTGAGCTGCCTTATTCATTCCTTTAAACTATTAATTTTCCTGTATGGCACTCTTGGCCGGAACATAATGTGGTGTTTCCATATTTGACTGACTGCTATAGGTACATGAAACAACATTGAGAATTCTTCAGGAGATAGCCTTCTAATTAATGTTGCATGCGATCACTTGCACATATACGGAAAATGTATACAAGCTGCTATCGACATATTATTCTCGTTACGGAGCTTGTTCATGGGGTGGGTCAGAAATTATCTAGCTGAGAAATGAAGCAGAAGAAATACAGTGACCGGGGCGCCTGAAGGCCAACTATTTACTTGCAGAAGAGTACCATGGTATGATCATGCGCAGGCTGCATTCTGGGAGTAACTTGGAAGACTTGAAGATGAGCACAATGGAACGGTTAGTTAGAATGATGCTAGTAAGTAGCGATAGCTTTCTTCAAGTAGTAGTGCGGACTGTCATGTGGCTGCACTAGCCAAAGTGAACATACTACTACCGGACCGAAAAGGGTTTTGCAAGGTTCTTAGATAGTGTAGCCTACCTTGGAGCTTGCAACTCGCTAGACACTTTAGAATGTGTATTCAGGTGTAGTGATGGATATGTTCCTTTGTAGCCGGTTACTTGACTGACTTCATATTTGTGCACTTATTTGGGTGATCAGACTCTACATGCTGCGCGCTAGGTTTAACTCCGGGTGACATTGCCCTCATGGTGTTGGTTTCTTTGCTTCCAACCACAGCACACGCCCTACAAATGCAAGGAAGAAAATAATGTTTTGGGTGGTGCCAACAGCTAAATTTGGCACACGAAAAAGAAATGGTGCATCAGACATTCCTGGTAGTACGGAGAACCATTCGTGGTCGTAAAAGAGGCGGTTGTTCGAAATCTCCAGAGCCCAGGCAGAGAGTCACGACGCCAATACTACGAGCAAACCGTAGGTGAACCAGAAATGTTAGGGAAAACAAGGCAACGCCGTAGCCAACGTCCCAGACATGCAGCAGGAGGCCGTTGGGTAACGCCGCCCGGCCAGCTCTTCTCCCCGGCCGTTCCTCCCTGATTCAATTCAAACCAGGAGTCTTGCTCCGCTCCCGATTCCGCGTCGTTCCGTTCCTGAACCGAGGAGGGTTCCGTTTCGGACTCATCATCAGGCCTATTCAAGGTACGTCGACTGCAATTCCGTTTTGATTGTTTCGTGCTGGATCTTGCCTATATATACATGGGATCTTGGTGCTGACTTTCCATGGTGGAACAGAGCTGAATCGTACAAGGAAGCAGCGCGGGGTGGTCTCTAGCGCGCGTTTGGTTTGCGTTGACACGATCGACgttccgatgacgacgtcgtctcTGTCGTCGGCGCTGAGCTCGATGGAGGTGATGCTGGACGCGCTCATGCAGAGAGGGATCGGAAAGCCGGACGACAAGCCCAAGGAGGACAcggcgccgccggcgctgccCACGCGCCCCACCGTGAGAGGCCGGCCTCCCTCCGTGCATAGGCCGGGTTCCCCGGCACCATGGCATAATCGGCCACCCTTGGCCCCGATTCCTCCGCCGCCCCAGGTGCCAACACCAACTGTGCATTAACATTGTTTGCATTGCATGCCTGAAAAAGGGAAATTTTCTTTTACTGCATTTCATAGGAAATTTCACATCTGCTCAAACCTCTTGATTTCTTCCTCTAAAAAAACCTGCTACAAACGAAatcctctatatatatatatatagttgcaTCGAGCATGGTCTCTACTATCCCTGCATTTTTAAAATCCTGCGAATAAAAGAGGCCCTAATTATCTTGTGGATGACAATGATTTGGGTCGTtacaggaagaagaagaagaa encodes:
- the LOC124655659 gene encoding protein PEP-RELATED DEVELOPMENT ARRESTED 1 homolog, chloroplastic-like, whose product is MATLSVPRSPPSACSPRRPAASNPNPRLPSRSTLAVCLATKPKVPLPIASPSPLGNDPAKWDPAECDALLRGGEQVASVLQEMLKLMEDMEMDGEFAAVAVELVAQGVIGNRVDEMESGFLMALDYMIQLAQKDGDDERHSLLEVVKQTVLDHLTKKCPPHVQVVGLLCQTEKKESRHELLRRVAAGGGVFENDKGLKVQIPGANLNDIANQADDLLETMETRSKVPDRKLLARLVIVREEARNMMGGGLLDERNDRGLNTLPQAEVNFLSKLVALKPGKAVETMIRDVMLGKGEGADSTEPNSDLEPPTGTAEKENVTGRKPHPVRPGMFLETVSKVLGGIYASNTSGITAQHLEWVHETTLRILQEIAF